From Nocardioides sp. HDW12B, the proteins below share one genomic window:
- a CDS encoding antibiotic biosynthesis monooxygenase — protein MTTAPADVPVTVSITRRVDPEHQAEMVAWVRSGSLLAERFEGFLGTGWVRPGRDSEVWHMLYRFDSGEALARWEASDQRRWWLSSAQGIVEDTRVERLTGIEGWFDPPEEYAVEQLTPTRPPRWKQAVMIWFAFFPLSLAVTVLAGWLVPDLAVVPRVLLSTIVMTPVMTYLVLPFLTTRLEWWLHGRPAPWRR, from the coding sequence GTGACCACCGCCCCCGCCGACGTGCCCGTGACGGTCTCGATCACCCGCCGGGTCGACCCGGAGCACCAGGCCGAGATGGTGGCGTGGGTCCGCTCCGGCTCGCTGCTGGCCGAGCGCTTCGAGGGCTTCCTCGGCACCGGCTGGGTCCGACCCGGGCGCGACTCGGAGGTCTGGCACATGCTCTACCGCTTCGACAGCGGCGAGGCCTTGGCGCGGTGGGAGGCCTCGGACCAGCGCCGCTGGTGGCTGAGCTCGGCGCAGGGCATCGTCGAGGACACCCGGGTGGAGCGGCTGACCGGCATCGAGGGCTGGTTCGACCCGCCGGAGGAGTACGCCGTCGAGCAGCTCACCCCGACGCGTCCGCCCCGGTGGAAGCAGGCGGTGATGATCTGGTTCGCGTTCTTCCCGCTCAGCCTGGCCGTCACCGTGCTCGCGGGCTGGCTCGTGCCGGACCTGGCCGTCGTGCCCCGCGTCCTGCTGAGCACCATCGTGATGACCCCGGTCATGACCTACCTCGTGCTGCCGTTCCTCACGACCCGCCTCGAGTGGTGGCTGCACGGTCGTCCCGCGCCCTGGCGGCGGTGA
- a CDS encoding FAD-binding oxidoreductase has protein sequence MAPVSPTGHAAAPGTGLAETAAADPGTTYAPGMPGTRWNTTTTRRGALALGGAAALTACSPVPPRGSDLGVRVRARDWRRLAGAVRGTLTRPGDAGYRNARLVENPAFDAARPLAVLSVRSAADVATGLAFAREHGVEVALRSGGHSYPGWSAGDGRLVVDVRPLATVRPTADGTGAVIGAGASLARVYETLADRGRGLAAGSCPTVGIAGLTQGGGIGIVGRAHGLTCDAVTAMQVVTAAGEVVTASAQQEPDLYWALRGGGGGHLGVVTSFTVDTFAAPAVSTAFLQWPLAAAESVLPAWQAWAPAEDARLWSTLRALSGTAHRGGPVLALSVTWTGPDTGLAAPMSRLLADVPPPTVDRRLRRTFRAVTRAYAGCTDVPVEDCRSAPAGALARRRFAATSHVAYDPLPERDVGLLVDRLADAHGSGLVEAGISLDVLGGRIADPAPGDTAFVHRQALATVQYTATHLADDRQRAVGFVRGSRAALTPAWGEHAYVNYADAAVGDHRTAYFGANAVRLAAVRQRYDPDGFFTQPQGF, from the coding sequence ATGGCTCCAGTGTCCCCGACCGGACACGCCGCGGCTCCCGGCACCGGCCTCGCCGAGACCGCCGCCGCCGACCCCGGGACGACGTACGCTCCCGGCATGCCCGGAACCCGGTGGAACACCACGACCACCCGCCGCGGCGCCCTGGCGCTCGGCGGTGCCGCCGCGCTCACGGCCTGCTCGCCCGTCCCGCCGCGCGGCTCCGACCTCGGCGTCCGCGTCAGGGCCCGCGACTGGCGGCGCCTGGCCGGTGCGGTGCGCGGCACCCTGACCCGCCCCGGTGACGCCGGCTACCGCAACGCCCGCCTCGTCGAGAACCCGGCCTTCGACGCCGCCCGACCCCTCGCGGTGCTGTCGGTCCGCTCCGCGGCCGACGTCGCCACGGGGCTGGCGTTCGCGCGCGAGCACGGCGTCGAGGTGGCGCTGCGCTCCGGGGGCCACAGCTACCCCGGCTGGTCGGCCGGGGACGGACGGCTCGTCGTCGACGTGCGTCCGCTGGCGACGGTGCGCCCCACCGCGGACGGCACCGGGGCGGTGATCGGCGCCGGTGCCTCGCTGGCGCGCGTCTACGAGACGCTCGCCGACCGGGGCCGCGGCCTGGCCGCCGGATCCTGCCCCACGGTCGGCATCGCCGGGCTGACCCAGGGCGGCGGCATCGGCATCGTCGGTCGCGCGCACGGTCTGACCTGCGACGCCGTCACCGCGATGCAGGTCGTCACCGCCGCCGGCGAGGTCGTCACGGCCAGCGCGCAGCAGGAGCCCGACCTGTACTGGGCCCTGCGCGGGGGAGGCGGCGGCCACCTCGGCGTCGTCACCTCCTTCACCGTCGACACCTTCGCCGCCCCCGCCGTCTCGACCGCGTTCCTGCAGTGGCCGCTCGCGGCGGCGGAGTCCGTCCTGCCGGCCTGGCAGGCGTGGGCACCGGCCGAGGACGCCCGCCTCTGGTCGACCCTGCGCGCCCTGTCGGGCACCGCCCACCGCGGCGGGCCGGTGCTGGCGCTGTCGGTGACCTGGACCGGTCCGGACACCGGGCTGGCCGCCCCGATGTCCCGCCTGCTCGCCGACGTCCCCCCTCCGACGGTGGACCGACGCCTGCGACGCACCTTCCGCGCCGTCACGCGGGCCTACGCCGGCTGCACCGACGTCCCCGTCGAGGACTGCCGATCCGCCCCGGCCGGCGCGCTCGCCCGCCGGCGCTTCGCCGCCACCTCGCACGTCGCCTACGACCCGCTGCCGGAGCGCGACGTCGGTCTCCTGGTCGACCGGCTCGCCGACGCCCACGGCTCCGGCCTCGTGGAGGCCGGCATCTCCCTCGACGTGCTCGGCGGCAGGATCGCCGACCCGGCCCCCGGGGACACCGCGTTCGTGCACCGTCAGGCGCTGGCCACGGTGCAGTACACCGCCACCCACCTCGCCGACGACCGGCAGCGGGCGGTCGGCTTCGTGCGCGGGTCGCGCGCCGCGCTGACCCCGGCCTGGGGGGAGCACGCCTACGTCAACTACGCCGACGCCGCGGTCGGTGACCACCGCACGGCGTACTTCGGGGCGAACGCGGTCCGCCTGGCCGCCGTGCGGCAGCGCTACGACCCGGACGGCTTCTTCACCCAGCCCCAGGGGTTCTGA
- a CDS encoding NHL domain-containing thioredoxin family protein, translating to MSTRAHVRAPELRGRGWLNTGGRDLALADFRGRFLLLDFWAFCCVNCLHVLDELRPLEETYAEELVVVGVHSPKFVHEADPEALAAAVERYEVHHPVLDDPELVTWQAYTARAWPTLVLVDPEGYVVATYAGEGHVHAIDRLLVELTEKHRATGTLQPAGSPYVAPEAVPGDLRFPADAVLLPGGGALVADAGHHQLVELDGTLDVVRRIGSGERGLADGGPGEAAFSEPNGLCLLPPEVAEVVGYDVLVADTVNHELRGVRLADGVVSTVAGTGDQLFPGAPGQDGRLSSPWSVAWWQDRAWVAMAGVHQLWTFDPRTGACAVAAGTTNEGLLDGPLADAWFAQTSGLAAAGDRLWLADSESSSVRYVEDGSVHTVVGTGLFDFGFRDGATDQALLQHPLGVTALPDGSVAVCDTYNGAVRRIADGQATTLATGLAEPSAAYVDGDRLVVVESTAHRLTAVPLGAHARVDGFAHTTQRPVTEVGATVELVVDFTPPPGQKVDDRFGPPSQLLVSATPAQLIREGEGRGTELTRRLVLDPAVGDGVLHVAARAASCDEAGGEGAACHLHQQDWGVPVRVAADAPAVLTLPLAGT from the coding sequence ATGAGCACGCGTGCGCACGTCCGGGCCCCCGAGCTGCGGGGACGGGGGTGGCTCAACACCGGCGGCCGCGACCTCGCCCTCGCCGACTTCCGTGGTCGCTTCCTGCTCCTGGACTTCTGGGCCTTCTGCTGCGTGAACTGCCTGCACGTCCTCGACGAGCTGCGCCCGCTGGAGGAGACGTACGCCGAGGAGCTCGTCGTCGTGGGGGTGCACTCCCCCAAGTTCGTCCACGAGGCCGACCCGGAGGCGCTGGCGGCCGCGGTGGAGCGCTACGAGGTGCACCACCCGGTGCTCGACGACCCGGAGCTCGTCACGTGGCAGGCCTACACCGCCCGCGCGTGGCCGACGCTGGTGCTGGTCGACCCCGAGGGGTACGTCGTCGCGACCTACGCCGGCGAGGGGCACGTGCACGCGATCGACCGACTCCTTGTCGAGCTGACTGAAAAGCATCGCGCCACGGGGACGCTTCAGCCGGCGGGCTCGCCGTACGTCGCGCCGGAGGCGGTGCCCGGCGACCTGCGCTTCCCGGCCGACGCGGTGCTGCTGCCCGGCGGCGGGGCGCTGGTGGCCGACGCGGGCCACCACCAGCTGGTGGAGCTCGACGGCACCCTCGACGTGGTCCGACGGATCGGGTCCGGCGAGCGTGGACTGGCCGACGGCGGCCCCGGCGAGGCAGCCTTCAGCGAGCCCAACGGCCTGTGCCTGCTGCCGCCTGAGGTCGCCGAGGTCGTCGGCTACGACGTCCTCGTCGCCGACACCGTCAACCACGAGCTGCGCGGGGTGCGCCTCGCCGACGGCGTCGTGTCGACGGTCGCCGGCACCGGCGATCAGCTGTTCCCCGGCGCCCCCGGGCAGGACGGTCGGCTCTCCTCACCCTGGTCGGTCGCGTGGTGGCAGGACCGGGCGTGGGTGGCGATGGCGGGCGTGCACCAGCTGTGGACCTTCGACCCCCGGACCGGCGCGTGCGCGGTGGCCGCCGGCACGACCAACGAGGGCCTGCTCGACGGCCCGCTCGCGGACGCGTGGTTCGCGCAGACGTCGGGGCTCGCGGCGGCCGGCGACCGGTTGTGGCTGGCCGACAGCGAGTCCTCGAGCGTGCGGTACGTCGAGGACGGGTCGGTGCACACCGTCGTGGGCACCGGGCTCTTCGACTTCGGCTTCCGCGACGGCGCCACCGACCAGGCCCTGCTCCAGCACCCGCTCGGGGTGACCGCGCTGCCCGACGGCTCGGTGGCCGTCTGCGACACCTACAACGGCGCCGTCCGCCGGATCGCCGACGGCCAGGCCACGACACTGGCCACCGGGCTGGCCGAGCCCTCCGCGGCCTACGTCGACGGGGACCGGCTGGTCGTGGTGGAGTCCACCGCCCACCGGCTGACCGCCGTACCGCTCGGGGCGCACGCCCGCGTCGACGGCTTCGCCCACACCACCCAGCGGCCGGTGACCGAGGTCGGGGCCACCGTCGAGCTCGTCGTCGACTTCACGCCGCCGCCGGGGCAGAAGGTCGACGACCGCTTCGGACCGCCGTCGCAGCTGCTGGTCTCCGCCACCCCGGCGCAGCTGATCCGTGAGGGCGAGGGCCGGGGCACCGAGCTGACCCGGCGGCTCGTGCTCGACCCGGCCGTCGGCGACGGCGTGCTGCACGTCGCCGCCCGGGCCGCCTCCTGCGACGAGGCGGGTGGTGAGGGCGCGGCCTGCCACCTGCACCAGCAGGACTGGGGCGTGCCGGTCCGGGTCGCCGCGGACGCCCCGGCGGTGCTGACCCTCCCGCTCGCCGGCACCTGA
- a CDS encoding M15 family metallopeptidase, with amino-acid sequence MGSPGRSVLATLLVVVLGGCSPGGSGDDPRSDPPSGRPDRAERSERSERSEPPGAPAPGRTPDPAPDPAPDPAPGTVPPPWLGTRVLPEGPDGYAAARPTPPELRTRRFTLPDTLDPLPGDGFAARTTRVPDAVIARSTWQPACPVARSDLRWLRVAFRGFDGERHTGELLVAADVADDLTTVFARLWRARFPLEELRITRRDELDAPPTGDGNNTGAFVCRPVTGGTSYSEHAYGRAVDVNPFQNPYVRGELVLPELASAYLDRDRRAPGLVRAGGPVVAAFAAVGWQWGGDYRSLKDYQHFSLTGG; translated from the coding sequence ATGGGGTCCCCCGGCAGGTCGGTGCTCGCGACGCTGCTCGTCGTGGTCCTGGGCGGCTGCTCGCCGGGCGGCTCCGGGGACGACCCTCGCTCCGATCCGCCCTCCGGACGGCCTGATCGGGCCGAGCGCTCCGAGCGCTCCGAGCGCTCCGAGCCGCCGGGGGCGCCGGCACCCGGGCGCACGCCCGACCCGGCGCCCGACCCGGCGCCCGACCCGGCGCCCGGGACCGTGCCGCCGCCCTGGCTGGGCACGCGGGTGCTGCCCGAGGGCCCGGACGGGTACGCCGCCGCCCGTCCCACCCCGCCGGAGCTCCGCACCCGACGGTTCACGCTGCCCGACACCCTGGACCCCCTGCCCGGGGACGGCTTCGCGGCTCGCACGACCCGGGTCCCCGACGCCGTGATCGCCCGCTCGACGTGGCAGCCCGCCTGCCCGGTCGCCCGGAGCGACCTCCGCTGGCTGCGGGTCGCCTTCCGCGGCTTCGACGGCGAGCGGCACACCGGCGAGCTGCTGGTGGCGGCCGACGTGGCCGACGACCTCACGACGGTGTTCGCGCGGCTCTGGCGGGCCCGCTTCCCGCTCGAGGAGCTGCGGATCACCCGACGCGACGAGCTCGACGCCCCACCCACCGGCGACGGCAACAACACCGGGGCGTTCGTGTGCCGCCCGGTCACCGGCGGCACGTCGTACTCCGAGCACGCCTACGGCCGCGCGGTCGACGTCAACCCGTTCCAGAACCCCTACGTCCGGGGTGAGCTGGTGCTGCCCGAGCTCGCGTCGGCGTACCTCGACCGCGACCGTCGCGCGCCCGGCCTCGTGCGCGCCGGCGGCCCCGTGGTGGCGGCCTTCGCCGCGGTCGGCTGGCAGTGGGGTGGCGACTACCGGTCGCTGAAGGACTACCAGCACTTCTCGCTCACCGGCGGGTGA
- a CDS encoding maleylpyruvate isomerase family mycothiol-dependent enzyme, with amino-acid sequence MTGETSEASEHPVPRAAEDELRIAEWQAAYARVRDLVAATDDAALEERVPACPGWTGRELLAHMVGLGSDVVDGDEPDDHNEAWTQAQVDARADRSPADLLAEWAATAPRLVTWMRARGTRPLNDVVIHEQDLRGALDAPGGRDSRGLALVREGMAGRVGSKVTDLPPLALVANDEDWSWCSSGPVEDAAVRLEASGFDLARALVSRRTPQQLASWTVTGDVSAYLAAFAHLGPPPDGPLPE; translated from the coding sequence ATGACAGGCGAGACGAGCGAGGCGAGCGAGCACCCGGTCCCCAGGGCAGCCGAGGACGAGCTGCGGATCGCGGAGTGGCAGGCGGCGTACGCGCGGGTGCGCGACCTGGTCGCCGCCACCGACGACGCGGCCCTCGAGGAGCGGGTGCCGGCCTGCCCCGGGTGGACCGGCCGCGAGCTGCTGGCCCACATGGTCGGGCTCGGGTCCGACGTCGTGGACGGCGACGAGCCCGACGACCACAACGAGGCGTGGACCCAGGCCCAGGTCGACGCGCGCGCCGACCGGTCGCCGGCCGACCTGCTCGCGGAGTGGGCGGCCACGGCGCCGCGGCTGGTGACGTGGATGCGCGCCCGGGGGACCCGGCCGCTCAACGACGTCGTCATCCACGAGCAGGACCTCCGCGGGGCGCTGGACGCACCCGGCGGTCGCGACAGCCGCGGCCTCGCGCTGGTGCGCGAGGGCATGGCCGGACGCGTCGGGTCGAAGGTCACGGACCTGCCGCCGCTGGCGCTGGTGGCGAACGACGAGGACTGGTCGTGGTGCTCGAGCGGTCCGGTGGAGGACGCCGCGGTGCGGCTGGAGGCGTCCGGCTTCGACCTCGCCCGAGCGCTGGTGTCCCGGCGTACGCCGCAGCAGCTGGCGTCGTGGACGGTGACCGGGGACGTGTCGGCGTACCTCGCCGCCTTCGCGCACCTGGGGCCTCCGCCCGACGGCCCGCTCCCCGAGTGA
- a CDS encoding hemolysin family protein, with translation MSDYLPGLAWLVVLLAGNAFFVGAEFAVISARRSQIEPRAAEGSRAAKTTLWAMEHATLMLATSQLGITVCSLLILNVSEPAIHHLLEYPLGATPMSEDAISVTAFVIALVLVTYLHVVLGEMVPKNIAFSVPERASLLLAPPLVMVSRVFRPVIAFLNAIANGIVKLCGVEPKDEANSTFTLEEVAGIVEQSQREGTLTDAPEPLTRAFEFTDKAARDIEVPLDDVVHLPLSSTPGDIQRAVVEHGYSRYVLTDDGTPVSYVHMKDVMEADAEEFGEPVPPKRQRRLISISRDAELEDALARMRAQGAHMATSVDPDGTPRGVLFLEDAIEVLVGEIHDATTT, from the coding sequence ATGAGCGACTACCTCCCCGGCCTGGCCTGGCTGGTCGTGCTGCTGGCGGGCAACGCGTTCTTCGTGGGCGCCGAGTTCGCCGTGATCTCCGCCCGCCGCTCCCAGATCGAGCCCCGCGCCGCCGAGGGCAGCCGGGCCGCCAAGACCACGCTGTGGGCGATGGAGCACGCCACGCTGATGCTGGCCACCAGCCAGCTCGGCATCACCGTGTGCTCGCTGCTGATCCTCAACGTCTCCGAGCCGGCCATCCACCACCTGCTGGAGTACCCGCTCGGCGCGACCCCGATGTCGGAGGACGCCATCAGCGTCACGGCGTTCGTCATCGCGCTGGTGCTGGTCACCTACCTGCACGTGGTGCTGGGCGAGATGGTGCCGAAGAACATCGCCTTCTCGGTGCCCGAGCGGGCCTCGCTGCTGCTGGCGCCGCCGCTGGTGATGGTCTCGCGGGTCTTCCGCCCGGTCATCGCCTTCCTCAACGCCATCGCCAACGGCATCGTGAAGCTGTGCGGCGTGGAGCCCAAGGACGAGGCCAACAGCACCTTCACCCTCGAGGAGGTGGCCGGGATCGTCGAGCAGTCGCAGCGCGAGGGCACCCTCACCGATGCCCCGGAGCCGCTGACCCGGGCCTTCGAGTTCACCGACAAGGCGGCTCGCGACATCGAGGTGCCGCTGGACGACGTGGTCCACCTGCCGCTGTCCTCGACCCCCGGGGACATCCAGCGGGCGGTGGTCGAGCACGGCTACTCGCGCTACGTCCTCACCGACGACGGCACCCCGGTCTCCTACGTCCACATGAAGGACGTGATGGAGGCCGACGCGGAGGAGTTCGGCGAGCCGGTGCCGCCCAAGCGCCAGCGCCGCCTGATCTCGATCTCCCGCGACGCCGAGCTCGAGGACGCGCTGGCCCGGATGCGGGCCCAGGGCGCCCACATGGCCACCTCGGTCGACCCCGACGGCACGCCCCGCGGGGTGCTGTTCCTCGAGGACGCCATCGAGGTGCTCGTCGGCGAGATCCACGACGCCACCACCACCTGA
- a CDS encoding hemolysin family protein: MNEWFMLGIGLVLTVGTGLFVASEFALVNLDRHDLEKRQAAGESRLSLTIAALKITSTHLSSAQLGITLTTLLTGYTFEPAVSSLLEEPLTGLGVPEGAVGGVGTVVGVLLATLFSMVIGELAPKNFALAVPLATAKVVIPFQTVFTTVFKPIVVLLNNTANGLIRSIGIEPKEELSGARSAEELSSLIRHSASAGLLEEDDATLLDRTLRFSSRDAADMMTPRVQMTSVHVDDTAAQVIEAAAASGHSRLPVVDEGPDDVVGLMHVKQAFTVPLDRRADVRARDLMMEPVVVPDTLGAAQLLEQLRGEGLQFAVVIDEYGGTSGVVTVEDLVEELIGELEDEHDRYQSPLTRRGRSISFDASLRPDEVLARTGVQVPEDDDWDTVNGFLAATLGRIPDMGDEVPVEDGLLRVTRTEGHRVSRVQFVPDLPDTPQPTGRRAPGEPDEHDVPSDSTAERSQA, translated from the coding sequence GTGAACGAGTGGTTCATGCTGGGCATCGGCCTGGTCCTCACCGTCGGCACCGGGCTGTTCGTGGCCTCGGAGTTCGCCCTGGTCAACCTCGACCGTCACGACCTCGAGAAGCGCCAGGCGGCCGGTGAGTCGCGGCTCTCGCTGACCATCGCCGCGCTGAAGATCACCTCGACGCACCTGTCGAGCGCGCAGCTGGGCATCACGCTGACCACGCTGCTGACCGGCTACACCTTCGAGCCGGCGGTCAGCTCGCTGCTCGAGGAGCCGCTGACCGGCCTCGGCGTCCCCGAGGGTGCGGTCGGCGGTGTCGGCACGGTCGTCGGCGTGCTGCTGGCGACGCTGTTCTCGATGGTCATCGGCGAGCTGGCGCCCAAGAACTTCGCCCTCGCCGTGCCGCTTGCCACCGCCAAGGTGGTCATCCCGTTCCAGACGGTGTTCACGACAGTCTTCAAGCCGATCGTCGTGCTGCTGAACAACACCGCCAACGGCCTCATCCGCAGCATCGGGATCGAGCCGAAGGAGGAGCTCAGCGGCGCACGCAGCGCCGAGGAGCTCAGCTCGCTGATCCGCCACTCCGCCTCCGCCGGGCTGCTCGAGGAGGACGACGCCACGCTGCTCGACCGTACGCTGCGCTTCTCCAGCCGCGACGCCGCCGACATGATGACGCCGCGGGTGCAGATGACCTCGGTGCACGTCGACGACACCGCCGCGCAGGTCATCGAGGCGGCCGCCGCCTCCGGCCACTCCCGGCTCCCGGTGGTCGACGAGGGACCCGACGACGTCGTCGGCCTGATGCACGTCAAGCAGGCCTTCACCGTGCCGCTCGACCGACGCGCGGACGTCCGGGCCCGCGACCTCATGATGGAGCCCGTCGTCGTGCCCGACACGCTCGGCGCGGCCCAGCTGCTCGAGCAGCTGCGCGGCGAGGGGCTGCAGTTCGCCGTCGTCATCGACGAGTACGGCGGCACCTCCGGCGTCGTCACCGTCGAGGACCTCGTCGAGGAGCTCATCGGCGAGCTCGAGGACGAGCACGACCGCTACCAGTCGCCGCTGACCCGTCGTGGCCGCTCCATCTCCTTCGACGCCTCGCTGCGCCCCGACGAGGTGCTGGCCCGCACCGGCGTGCAGGTGCCCGAGGACGACGACTGGGACACCGTCAACGGCTTCCTGGCCGCCACGCTCGGCCGCATCCCCGACATGGGTGACGAGGTCCCCGTCGAGGACGGCCTGCTCCGCGTCACCCGCACCGAGGGCCACCGCGTCAGCCGGGTGCAGTTCGTGCCCGACCTGCCCGACACCCCCCAGCCCACCGGCCGCAGGGCCCCCGGCGAGCCGGACGAGCACGACGTACCGAGCGACTCGACGGCGGAGAGGAGCCAGGCATGA
- a CDS encoding phosphatase domain-containing protein, whose amino-acid sequence MRIPDRLRVRPRDVRAVDEAVKSVVGGRLSRHGWVPRVLAYPGYGGDGWVRVLARVLLAPEGMTSSDEQIVRGFTRFVVLPTEGVEVRIRVGDRVHVVLSSTQGYVDVRLDSDLPPGWHDVELVVADNPPVVTQVRVVGPETTLGLVSDIDDTVIVTMLPRPLLAFRNTFLLRETDRDAVPGMAALYRDVVAAEPDVFVVYVSTGAWNVAGVLRRFLQRNGYPAGPLLMTDWGPSDEQWFRSGQEHKRTQLDRLFAELPQLSWLLVGDDGQHDVTLYAEAVERHPGRVLAVLIRELSATEQVATHGSPVRFSQRVRPDTGGGVPELRAPDGTGLGLALRAQRIVLR is encoded by the coding sequence ATGAGGATCCCCGATCGGCTCCGCGTGCGCCCCCGCGACGTCCGCGCCGTCGACGAGGCGGTGAAGTCGGTCGTCGGGGGACGGCTCTCGCGCCACGGCTGGGTGCCCCGGGTGCTGGCCTACCCCGGGTACGGCGGCGACGGCTGGGTCCGCGTCCTGGCCCGCGTGCTGCTCGCCCCGGAGGGCATGACGTCCAGCGACGAGCAGATCGTCCGCGGCTTCACCCGCTTCGTGGTGCTGCCGACCGAGGGCGTCGAGGTGCGGATCCGCGTCGGGGACCGGGTGCACGTGGTGCTCTCCAGCACCCAGGGGTACGTCGACGTCCGCCTCGACTCCGACCTGCCGCCCGGCTGGCACGACGTCGAGCTCGTGGTCGCCGACAACCCGCCGGTCGTCACGCAGGTGCGGGTCGTGGGGCCGGAGACCACCCTGGGCCTGGTCAGCGACATCGACGACACCGTGATCGTCACGATGCTGCCGCGACCGCTGCTGGCCTTCCGCAACACGTTCCTGCTGCGCGAGACCGACCGCGACGCCGTCCCGGGCATGGCCGCGCTCTACCGCGACGTCGTGGCCGCCGAGCCGGACGTCTTCGTCGTCTACGTCTCCACCGGGGCGTGGAACGTCGCCGGCGTGCTGCGCCGTTTCCTGCAGCGCAACGGCTACCCGGCGGGGCCGCTGCTGATGACCGACTGGGGGCCGTCGGACGAGCAGTGGTTCCGTTCGGGCCAGGAGCACAAGCGCACCCAGCTCGACCGGCTCTTCGCCGAGCTGCCCCAGCTGTCGTGGCTGCTCGTCGGCGACGACGGTCAGCACGACGTCACGCTCTACGCCGAGGCCGTCGAGCGGCACCCCGGCCGGGTGCTCGCGGTGCTCATCCGCGAGCTGAGCGCCACCGAGCAGGTCGCCACCCACGGCAGCCCGGTGCGGTTCTCCCAACGCGTCCGCCCCGACACCGGCGGCGGCGTACCGGAGCTGCGGGCGCCCGACGGCACTGGTCTCGGGCTCGCCCTGCGCGCCCAGCGCATCGTCCTCCGCTGA
- a CDS encoding NAD-dependent protein deacetylase, with the protein MSAPRVGSIDRAAALLLDSGFVALTGAGMSTDSGIPDYRGPGAVNRTPMTYAEFVSGPRARQRYWARSFVGWTRMRDADPNPGHVALARLQQGGVCRGLVTQNVDGLHERAGSPSVIALHGRLADVVCLDCGTVSPRRDLQRRMETINPGWLERQVAPAEDRPDGDVEIADTGGFHVPACETCGGVLKPDVVYFGESVPKPRVQRCYDLVDTAPALLVLGSSLTVMSGLRFVRHAAKTGTPVVIVNRGETRGDPLATLALHHGTSEFLASLLAQASDPVARTA; encoded by the coding sequence GTGAGCGCACCCCGGGTCGGCAGCATCGACCGGGCCGCTGCGCTCCTGCTGGACAGCGGCTTCGTCGCCCTGACCGGCGCCGGGATGAGCACCGACTCCGGCATCCCCGACTACCGCGGCCCCGGTGCGGTGAACCGCACCCCCATGACGTACGCCGAGTTCGTGTCGGGTCCGCGCGCCCGGCAGCGCTACTGGGCCCGCTCCTTCGTGGGCTGGACGCGGATGCGCGACGCCGACCCGAACCCCGGCCACGTCGCGCTGGCGCGGCTGCAGCAGGGCGGCGTGTGCCGCGGCCTGGTCACCCAGAACGTCGACGGCCTCCACGAGCGCGCCGGCTCCCCCAGCGTCATCGCCCTGCACGGCCGCCTCGCCGACGTCGTGTGCCTCGACTGCGGCACGGTCAGCCCCCGGCGCGACCTGCAGCGACGGATGGAGACGATCAACCCCGGCTGGCTGGAGCGCCAGGTCGCGCCCGCCGAGGACCGGCCCGACGGCGACGTCGAGATCGCCGACACCGGCGGCTTCCACGTGCCGGCCTGCGAGACCTGCGGCGGCGTGCTCAAGCCCGACGTCGTCTACTTCGGGGAGAGCGTGCCCAAGCCGCGGGTGCAGCGCTGCTACGACCTCGTCGACACCGCGCCGGCCCTGCTCGTCCTCGGCTCCTCGCTGACGGTGATGTCGGGCCTGCGCTTCGTGCGGCACGCCGCGAAGACCGGCACGCCCGTCGTGATCGTCAACCGGGGCGAGACCCGCGGCGACCCGCTCGCCACCCTCGCGCTGCACCACGGCACCAGCGAGTTCCTCGCCTCCCTGCTGGCGCAGGCCTCCGACCCGGTCGCGCGAACCGCCTGA
- a CDS encoding type II 3-dehydroquinate dehydratase, which translates to MPTSRTVLVLNGPNLNLLGRRDPEVYGTATLADVEQLCADGCADLGLTLDFRQSNHEGVLIDWVHEAFAGGWAVVGNFGAFTHTSIALMDALAVVEAPFVEVHISDIHAREEFRRTSYVGLVASDHVIGQGVAGYVEALRRVADLWA; encoded by the coding sequence ATGCCCACCTCGCGGACCGTCCTGGTGCTCAACGGTCCCAACCTCAACCTGCTCGGCCGCCGCGACCCCGAGGTCTACGGCACCGCGACGCTGGCCGACGTCGAGCAGCTGTGCGCCGACGGCTGCGCCGACCTGGGCCTCACCCTGGACTTCCGCCAGAGCAACCACGAGGGCGTCCTCATCGACTGGGTCCACGAGGCGTTCGCCGGCGGCTGGGCCGTCGTGGGCAACTTCGGCGCCTTCACCCACACCTCGATCGCGCTCATGGACGCCCTCGCCGTGGTCGAGGCGCCGTTCGTGGAGGTCCACATCTCCGACATCCACGCCCGCGAGGAGTTCCGCCGCACGTCGTACGTCGGGCTCGTCGCCTCCGACCACGTGATCGGCCAGGGGGTCGCCGGCTACGTCGAGGCACTGCGCCGCGTCGCCGACCTCTGGGCCTGA